A stretch of Primulina tabacum isolate GXHZ01 chromosome 13, ASM2559414v2, whole genome shotgun sequence DNA encodes these proteins:
- the LOC142522378 gene encoding uncharacterized protein LOC142522378 isoform X2: MSSCSTSASTEVREPNQHSPLPLYADLAKSAEDCPLLRQEDMKDNKQQDGNHTGNVDEYEDEDEDADFNPFLKETHSVEASSSLSSELEGLDTDAADSGKKTSATFLSTSVDKHLDTVHDILPIEAVEHGEEIVSKATVSSGEACGKRFDIAFEAITREECELITQSENGSVRCKENGVDSLKNVTKDVDFDKLTMDVDSEDAICMRTRARYSLASFALDELETFLQETDDDDDLQNVDDEEEYRKFLAAVLQGRDDSQNLQGNTNVDDEDEDNDADFELEIEEALESDPDEIEERRKSRRNRRQRASLERSNKLSGQLSRPLRPLLPFAPMGSFPAFDGKHLMSNISPQPYIPPVNNCFASVFTPHQIGQLHCLIHEHLQLLIQVFSLCVLEPAKGHIALELKELILDLRRKCDQVLAWRSHPYPRFCFLPPYIHPSVLDEFHEILPPQCSNENVESEGNTGRHSDITSPSDGRCKHLSNDLTNSFRNEEHTSWVPYICGPVLTVIDVAPLRLVGDYIDDVYSAVRAYERYQIDLGFESRFEKEPLFPRSNSPVSAETDGQGDIRSNPLNSSGTHSSSSSKKMPKKTMAATLVEKAKKQSVALAPKEIAKLAQRFFPLFNPALYPHKPPPAPIANRVLFTDAEDELLALGLMEYNTNWKAIQERFLPCKSKHQIFVRQKNRASSKAPENPIKAVRRIKNSPLTSEEIACIELGLKKLKLDWISIWRFFVPYRDPSLLPRLWRIASGTQKSYKSDANKKAKRRLYELRRKEAKPLAPTQHSSSEKEFQGNSTDVVEETNSGDNRMDTEDEAYVHEAFLEDWRPDNDISLNYSSHKLSQDGASRANQQNDNSGSASLRSSKPQVILRPYRARRSNIARLVKLAPDLPPVNLPPSVRVMPQSAFQNFQAAVSAKFSGNYSKCDGKVANVVPKVGILKKSGVDYSVKSGQIMKNFMKLTASNQQSKHSDKCVAGERGDSELQMHPLLFQRPQDGRLPYYPLNWNAGPSSSFTFFPGNQTQLDLNLFHNPRHIRDAVNFLSKSSMPPKKNSSSSSVDFHPLLQNTDSDSITALPASNQLDNVVSSRSCALIPNPSCKPFLNESLSTSGTKISNPSGMGNGLDLDIHLNFTTTNQEMVESGNMTQHLPDRSVRAPVARTIVSKAAEDTPDGISDKLHSSDHLVVTSRNKGSRKVGDSRHDGSLPEIIMEQEELSDSEEEFGENVEFECEEMADSDGENTSDSETFVNTSNEEMQADGTGTTINDGHVINNEGDCVVDACTTDNVEPSVIALNLNSCPPVSPHSNHVNFGPFGEIQAPLYFKRPEALVKLQASFVRKHAMNARQHTTPGCGDPLPRQPRKRARRKGPGPGPPDIDMNVEKSEYADKDEL, from the exons ATGTCTTCATGTTCGACTTCTGCATCAACTGAAGTTCGAGAGCCTAATCAACACAGTCCTCTTCCTCTTTATGCCGACCTAGCCAAGAGTGCTGAAGACTGCCCTTTGCTACGTCAGGAGGACATGAAAGATAACAAACAACAAGATGGGAATCATACAGGGAATGTGGATGAATACGAGGATGAGGACGAGGATGCAGATTTTAATCCTTTCCTTAAAGAAACTCATTCTGTAGAAGCCTCTTCAAGTTTAAGTTCTGAACTTGAAGGCCTGGATACTGATGCTGCTGACAGTGGGAAAAAAACTTCTGCTACCTTTTTGAGTACTTCTGTGGATAAGCACCTGGACACCGTGCATGACATTCTTCCTATTGAAGCTGTGGAGCACGGTGAAGAGATTGTGAGTAAAGCTACAGTTTCTTCTGGAGAAGCATGTGGGAAAAGGTTTGACATAGCTTTTGAGGCAATTACTCGAGAAGAATGCGAATTGATTACCCAGTCTGAGAATGGATCTGTACGTTGCAAGGAAAATGGAGTGGACAGCCTGAAAAATGTTACCAAAGATGTAGATTTTGATAAACTCACCATGGATGTGGACTCTGAGGATGCCATCTGCATGCGAACTAGGGCTCGGTATTCACTTGCTAGTTTCGCTCTTGATGAACTTGAGACATTCCTTCAGGAAACAGATGATGACGATGATCTCCAAAATGTCGATGATGAGGAAGAGTATAGAAAATTTCTTGCAGCTGTTCTACAAGGAAGAGATGATTCCCAGAATTTACAAGGGAACACTAATGTGGATGATGAGGATGAAGATAATGATGCTGACTTTGAGCTTGAGATTGAAGAGGCATTGGAAAGTGACCCTGATGAAATCGAAGAAAGGCGCAAAAGTAGGCGAAATAGACGCCAAAGAGCATCCCTTGAACGCAGCAATAAATTATCTGGGCAATTGAGTAGACCCTTACGACCCCTCCTACCTTTTGCACCTATGGGATCTTTTCCAGCCTTTGATGGGAAACATCTTATGAGTAACATTTCTCCGCAACCCTATATACCTCCAGTGAATAATTGCTTCGCCAGTGTATTCACTCCACATCAGATAGGGCAGTTGCATTGTCTGATTCATGAGCATTTACAACTTCTTATTCAGGTTTTCTCCCTCTGTGTTCTTGAGCCTGCTAAAGGCCATATTGCTCTTGAACTCAAGGAATTGATTTTAGATTTGCGTAGAAAATGTGATCAAGTATTGGCATGGAGGTCGCATCCATATCCCAGATTTTGCTTCCTTCCTCCATATATTCATCCATCTGTGCTAGATGagtttcatgaaattttaccCCCACAGTGCAGCAATGAGAATGTGGAGTCTGAAGGTAACACAGGACGGCATTCTGATATCACTTCACCCTCTGATGGGAGATGTAAACATCTATCCAATGATCTGACAAACTCTTTCAGAAATGAGGAACACACATCCTGGGTGCCTTATATTTGTGGTCCCGTGCTGACTGTTATAGATGTAGCTCCTTTGAGATTGGTTGGAGACTACATTGATGATGTTTATTCTG CTGTACGTGCATATGAACGATATCAAATTGATCTTGGTTTTGAGAGTCGCTTTGAAAAGGAACCGTTGTTTCCTCGTTCTAATTCTCCCGTTTCCGCTGAAACTGATGGTCAAGGAGACATTAGATCCAACCCCCTAAATTCTAGTGGCACACATTCTTCATCATCCAGCAAGAAAATGCCTAAAAAGACAATGGCTGCAACTCTAGTTGAAAAGGCAAAAAAGCAATCAGTTGCTCTTGCTCCCAAGGAGATTGCCAAATTAGCTCAAAGATTTTTTCCATTGTTCAATCCTGCTCTTTATCCTCACAAGCCACCTCCCGCGCCCATTGCTAATCGGGTGCTTTTTACTGATGCAGAGGATGA ATTATTAGCCTTGGGATTGATGGAGTATAATACCAACTGGAAGGCTATACAGGAACGATTTCTTCCTTGCAAATCTAAGCATCAG ATATTTGTTCGGCAGAAGAATCGTGCATCATCAAAAGCTCCAGAAAATCCAATCAAG GCTGTTCGGAGGATTAAAAACTCCCCCTTGACTTCTGAGGAGATAGCATGTATTGAATTG GGATTGAAAAAGTTAAAACTCGATTGGATATCGATATGGAGATTTTTTGTTCCATATAGAGATCCTTCCTTACTTCCAAGACTCTGGCGCATTGCTTCTGGGACACAAAAGTCATATAAATCTGATGCAAATAAGAAAGCGAAACGCCGATTGTATGAACTAAGAAGAAAAGAAGCTAAACCTTTGGCTCCGACGCAGCATTCTTCATCCGAAAAAGAG TTTCAGGGCAACAGCACTGATGTTGTCGAAGAAACTAATAGTGGAGATAATCGCATGGACACTGAAGACGAAGCTTATGTTCATGAGGCATTTTTGGAAGATTGGAGGCCAGATAATGATATTTCTTTGAACTATTCAAGTCACAAGCTCTCTCAGGATGGGGCTTCTCGAGCCAATCAGCAGAATGATAATTCTGGTTCTGCTTCTTTGAG GTCATCCAAGCCTCAAGTAATTTTGCGGCCCTATCGAGCTCGTAGATCAAATATTGCGCGCTTAGTGAAATTAGCTCCTGATTTGCCTCCAGTAAATCTTCCGCCATCTGTTCGGGTAATGCCGCAATCAGCTTTTCAAAACTTTCAGGCAGCAGTTTCCGCTAAGTTCTCAGGAAATTATTCTAAATGTGATGGTAAGGTGGCAAATGTAGTTCCAAAGGTTGGTATCCTCAAAAAATCAGGAGTAGATTATTCAGTGAAATCTGGACAgattatgaaaaattttatgaaacTTACTGCTTCTAATCAGCAATCAAAACATTCTGACAAATGTGTAGCAGGAGAGAGAGGTGATTCAGAGCTTCAAATGCATCCACTATTATTCCAGCGACCTCAGGATGGTCGTTTGCCTTACTATCCCCTGAACTGGAATGCCGGCCCCTCCAGTTCTTTTACTTTCTTTCCAGGAAATCAAACACAACTAGATCTCAATCTTTTTCATAATCCACGCCATATACGAGATGCTGTTAATTTTCTTAGCAAGTCATCCATGCCTCCCAAAAAAAATTCATCATCAAGTAGTGTCGACTTTCATCCGCTTTTGCAAAATACTGATTCTGACTCCATAACAGCACTTCCTGCTAGCAATCAACTAGATAACGTGGTATCAAGTCGATCATGTGCTTTAATTCCAAATCCTTCATGTAAGCCATTTCTAAATGAAAGTTTAAGTACGTCAGGTACAAAAATCTCTAACCCCAGTGGAATGGGTAATGGACTAGATTTGGATATTCACTTAAATTTCACTACGACAAATCAGGAAATGGTTGAAAGCGGAAATATGACTCAACATCTTCCGGACAGATCAGTGCGTGCTCCAGTAGCTAGAACTATAGTATCCAAGGCTGCAGAAGATACTCCTGATGGAATCAGTGATAAGCTACACTCAAGTGACCACTTGGTGGTTACATCCAGGAACAAAGGAAGTAGGAAAGTAGGTGATAGCAGGCATGATGGATCTCTTCCTGAAATCATAATGGAACAGGAAGAGCTGAGTGACTCTGAGGAAGAATTTGGGGAAAATGTAGAGTTTGAGTGTGAGGAGATGGCTGACTCAGATGGTGAAAATACGTCTGACTCTGAAACATTTGTCAATACATCAAATGAG GAAATGCAGGCAGATGGAACGGGTACAACTATTAATGATGGCCATGTAATCAATAATGAAGGTGACTGTGTAGTTGATGCATGTACGACTGATAATGTGGAACCAAGTGTTATTGCTTTAAACCTGAATTCGTGCCCTCCAGTTTCGCCGCATTCAAACCATGTCAATTTTGGGCCATTTGGTGAAATACAAGCtcctttatattttaaaagacCTGAGGCACTCGTGAAATTGCAGGCCAGTTTTGTTCGGAAGCACGCAATGAATGCACGACAGCATACCACTCCAGGTTGTGGAGACCCTTTGCCTAGACAACCAAGAAAACGCGCTCGTAGAAAAGGGCCAGGGCCAGGGCCACCAGACATTGACATGAATGTAGAAAAATCAGAATATGCTGATAAAGATGAATTATGA